The proteins below are encoded in one region of Shewanella algae:
- the glgX gene encoding glycogen debranching protein GlgX, with protein MQMLAGKPWPLGSTLVHEANGEPEGVNFALFSAHATRVELCLFEYKNGQWRESGRFELMPSSQQVFHGLLLGAGEGLCYGYRVHGPYQPKEGHRFNPAKLLLDPYARAFCGRWQYGPWQLGYARVDEQGRPLAAVCHPGDAESPVPGTPERESGSAGIGDDLWADPCDNAWAMPKCQVVADTRFTGKRLPGGQWRNEVIYEMHLKGFTAAMAGIPPELRGTFAGLGHPVAIAYLKSLGITCVELLPVHAFLSEPFLLESGRGNYWGYNSIGFFAPHGAYSASDDAIGEFKQMVSSLHDAGIKLVLDVVFNHSAEGNRQGPTVSFRGLDNLSYYRLHPADKRFYINDSGCGNCLDISHPRVVQLLMDSLRYWVDIMGVDGFRFDLATSLGREMRGFSNRAGLFDALLQDPELQQCVLIAEPWDIGPGGYQLGQFPNRFAEWNDRYRDTLRRFWRGDAGLLPELARRLSGSGDLFEHSGRGPQSSINFICSHDGFTLRDLVSYRERHNQANGENNRDGHHENFSANHGVEGESKDAAILALRARQSRNLLASLLFSQGTPMLLAGDEFGNSQSGNNNAYCQDNPLGWLDWHREDTALGAFVRRLIHIRRDCGFYDSDDYVHTDALQAPRALAWFAASGEAMTPGHWGEVQCRSLQLMQSRQLNKSLQRAESLQLKKSRQLSKSRQLDMSPQGENKLQTEALLILLHAGDSNSHFCLPAPPPGAGEQWQLLLSSEAGRDELQSCYPTASSFAVAACSFQLLAAGGRYLSSSAKGASHD; from the coding sequence ATGCAGATGCTTGCAGGCAAACCCTGGCCTCTGGGCTCGACTCTGGTACATGAAGCCAATGGCGAGCCGGAAGGGGTGAATTTTGCGCTGTTTTCGGCTCATGCAACCCGGGTAGAGCTGTGCCTGTTTGAATACAAAAATGGCCAATGGCGGGAGTCTGGCCGTTTCGAGCTTATGCCGTCCTCGCAACAGGTGTTCCATGGTTTGCTGCTGGGGGCCGGTGAAGGGCTTTGCTATGGCTATCGGGTGCATGGCCCTTATCAGCCTAAGGAAGGGCACAGATTCAATCCGGCCAAGCTGCTGCTGGACCCTTACGCCAGAGCCTTTTGTGGTCGCTGGCAGTATGGGCCCTGGCAACTTGGCTATGCCAGAGTCGATGAGCAGGGCCGGCCATTGGCCGCTGTTTGCCATCCGGGGGATGCTGAATCCCCAGTACCAGGGACCCCAGAGCGGGAGTCCGGCAGTGCCGGAATAGGTGATGACTTATGGGCCGATCCATGTGACAACGCCTGGGCCATGCCCAAATGCCAAGTGGTAGCCGATACCCGCTTTACCGGTAAGCGCTTGCCGGGCGGCCAGTGGCGTAATGAAGTGATCTACGAGATGCACCTCAAGGGCTTCACCGCCGCCATGGCCGGGATCCCGCCTGAGCTTCGCGGCACCTTTGCCGGTTTGGGCCACCCGGTGGCGATAGCTTATCTCAAGTCGCTCGGGATCACCTGTGTCGAACTGCTGCCGGTGCACGCCTTTCTGTCTGAGCCTTTTCTGCTGGAGAGCGGTCGCGGTAACTACTGGGGTTATAACAGCATAGGTTTCTTTGCTCCTCATGGGGCATATTCGGCCTCTGACGATGCCATTGGCGAATTCAAGCAGATGGTCTCTTCCCTGCATGATGCCGGTATCAAACTCGTGCTGGATGTGGTCTTCAACCACAGCGCCGAGGGTAACCGCCAGGGGCCGACCGTCAGTTTTCGCGGCTTGGACAATCTCAGCTACTACCGTTTGCATCCGGCAGATAAGCGTTTTTATATCAATGACTCTGGCTGTGGCAACTGCCTGGATATCAGTCACCCAAGAGTCGTACAGCTGCTGATGGACTCGCTGCGTTACTGGGTCGATATCATGGGGGTGGATGGCTTTCGTTTCGATCTGGCCACCAGCCTTGGCCGTGAGATGCGGGGGTTCAGCAATCGCGCCGGATTGTTCGATGCCTTGCTGCAAGACCCTGAACTGCAGCAATGTGTGCTGATAGCCGAGCCCTGGGACATAGGCCCGGGCGGTTATCAGTTGGGGCAGTTCCCCAATCGCTTTGCCGAATGGAACGACAGATATCGCGATACCCTGCGGCGTTTCTGGCGCGGTGATGCCGGGCTCTTGCCCGAGCTTGCCAGGCGCCTTTCCGGCTCCGGCGATCTGTTTGAACACTCGGGGCGCGGCCCACAAAGTTCAATCAACTTTATCTGCAGCCATGATGGTTTCACCCTGAGGGACCTGGTGAGCTATCGCGAGCGGCACAATCAGGCCAACGGCGAAAACAACCGCGATGGTCACCATGAAAACTTCAGTGCCAACCATGGCGTGGAAGGCGAGAGCAAAGATGCCGCCATACTGGCCTTGAGGGCGCGCCAGAGCCGCAATCTGCTGGCGAGTTTACTGTTCTCCCAGGGCACGCCCATGTTGCTGGCCGGCGATGAGTTCGGCAACTCCCAGAGCGGCAACAACAACGCCTATTGTCAGGACAACCCATTGGGCTGGCTCGATTGGCACAGGGAAGATACTGCGCTTGGTGCCTTTGTTCGCCGGCTTATCCATATCCGCCGGGATTGCGGTTTTTATGACAGCGATGACTATGTTCACACCGATGCCCTCCAGGCTCCCAGAGCCCTGGCTTGGTTTGCCGCCTCCGGCGAGGCCATGACACCCGGCCATTGGGGCGAAGTCCAGTGCCGCAGCTTGCAGTTGATGCAGAGCCGTCAGCTCAATAAGAGCCTTCAGCGGGCAGAGAGCCTTCAGCTGAAAAAGAGCCGTCAGCTGAGCAAGAGCCGTCAGTTAGATATGAGCCCTCAAGGAGAAAACAAACTTCAGACTGAAGCCCTGCTGATCCTGCTGCATGCCGGTGACAGCAACAGCCATTTTTGTTTGCCAGCTCCGCCGCCCGGAGCCGGTGAGCAGTGGCAGCTGCTGCTTTCCAGCGAAGCCGGACGGGATGAACTGCAATCCTGCTATCCCACAGCTTCATCTTTCGCCGTTGCCGCCTGCAGTTTTCAGCTGCTGGCTGCAGGTGGCCGTTATCTGTCGTCCTCAGCCAAAGGAGCCAGCCATGACTGA
- the glgB gene encoding 1,4-alpha-glucan branching protein GlgB — protein MQERLVPELDFAAACALAEGRHGDPFAWLGMHLVEQNGRSRLLLRAVLPGAAVVEVLDAKTGRKVAELTPVVGAEPLFSGFMGRRVKPFDYRLRISYPQAELVLDDPYRFDASLDEQACFLFNEGSLLKGWQLLGANWLECQGVKGVRFCVWAPNAKSVSLLGDFNHWDRRRHSMRRHPASGLWELFLPQVQGGEHYKFLLQTQDGSWLEKADPCARQMQGAPHNASIVPMADSDWQWQDSDWMAARAQSAWHRQAVSIYELHLGSWRRNGEGGFLSYAEVAELLVPYLQSHGFTHVEFMPLSEYPFDGSWGYQPVGLYAPSHRFGDPEGLKLLVDACHRAGIGVLLDWVAAHFPSDPHGLAHFDGTCLYEHEDPRRGRHPDWDTLIYNYGRKEVQSFLLSNACYWLEEFHFDGLRLDAVSSMLYLDYSREEGQWQANEYGGRENLEAIAFLQQLNTRLYHEYPGIIMIAEESTAWDGVSRDVAAGGLGFGFKWNMGWMHDTLDYLTKEPVHRSYHHGQLTFSLIYAYTEQFILSLSHDEVVHGKRALLEKIPGDDWQKYATLRAFYGFMWAHPGKKLLFMGGEFGQRREWQHDFSLDWHLLQYPSHQGLSDWVRDLNLCYRRQSSLWQCDGEPQGFRWLDCNDSQHSLLAFARIDSDGNMVLVICNFTPCVREGYRLGLPEPGRYRELLNSDSAFYGGSNQGNAGGMEAEEIPWQGMPYSALIRVPPLASVYFALERG, from the coding sequence ATGCAGGAAAGGCTGGTCCCGGAACTGGACTTTGCCGCCGCCTGCGCTTTGGCCGAAGGGCGCCATGGCGATCCCTTCGCCTGGCTCGGAATGCATCTGGTCGAGCAAAATGGCCGCAGCCGCTTGTTACTGCGCGCCGTGTTGCCCGGCGCCGCCGTCGTCGAGGTGCTGGACGCGAAAACCGGCCGTAAGGTGGCCGAGCTTACCCCTGTCGTTGGCGCCGAGCCCCTGTTCAGTGGCTTTATGGGGCGCAGGGTCAAACCCTTCGACTATAGGCTCCGCATCAGCTATCCCCAGGCCGAGCTGGTGCTGGACGACCCTTACCGCTTTGATGCTTCGCTCGATGAACAGGCATGTTTTCTCTTCAATGAAGGCAGTCTGCTGAAGGGCTGGCAGTTGCTCGGTGCCAATTGGCTCGAGTGCCAGGGCGTAAAAGGTGTGCGTTTTTGTGTTTGGGCTCCCAATGCCAAAAGTGTGTCTTTGCTGGGGGATTTTAATCATTGGGACAGACGTCGCCACAGTATGCGCCGCCACCCGGCCTCAGGTCTTTGGGAGCTGTTTTTGCCGCAAGTCCAGGGCGGTGAGCACTATAAATTTTTGCTGCAAACCCAGGATGGCAGCTGGCTGGAAAAGGCCGACCCCTGCGCCAGACAGATGCAAGGTGCGCCCCACAACGCCTCGATAGTGCCGATGGCGGACAGTGATTGGCAATGGCAGGACAGTGATTGGATGGCCGCCAGGGCGCAAAGCGCCTGGCACCGACAGGCGGTCAGTATCTATGAGCTGCATCTGGGGTCCTGGCGGCGTAACGGCGAAGGCGGTTTTCTCAGCTACGCAGAGGTGGCCGAACTCTTGGTGCCTTACCTGCAATCTCACGGCTTTACCCATGTGGAATTTATGCCGCTGAGTGAATACCCCTTCGACGGTTCCTGGGGCTATCAACCCGTGGGGCTGTATGCTCCCAGTCACAGGTTTGGCGATCCCGAGGGGCTTAAACTGCTGGTGGATGCCTGCCACAGGGCGGGTATTGGTGTGCTGCTCGACTGGGTGGCGGCGCACTTTCCTTCCGACCCCCACGGCCTGGCGCATTTTGATGGCACTTGCTTGTATGAACATGAAGATCCCCGCCGTGGCCGTCATCCCGACTGGGACACCTTGATCTACAACTATGGCCGCAAAGAGGTGCAGAGTTTTCTGCTCAGTAATGCCTGCTATTGGCTGGAGGAGTTTCACTTCGATGGCCTGCGCCTCGATGCCGTGTCCTCCATGCTCTATCTGGATTACAGCCGCGAAGAGGGCCAGTGGCAGGCCAACGAATATGGCGGCCGTGAGAATTTGGAAGCGATAGCCTTTTTGCAGCAGCTAAATACGCGTCTCTACCATGAGTACCCTGGGATCATCATGATTGCCGAAGAGTCCACCGCCTGGGATGGTGTTAGCCGGGATGTCGCTGCCGGCGGCCTGGGGTTCGGCTTCAAATGGAATATGGGCTGGATGCACGACACCTTGGATTATCTCACCAAGGAGCCGGTACATCGCAGCTATCACCACGGGCAACTGACTTTTTCCCTCATCTATGCCTATACCGAGCAGTTTATTTTGTCGCTGAGTCACGATGAAGTGGTGCATGGCAAGCGCGCCTTGTTGGAGAAGATCCCCGGCGATGACTGGCAGAAGTATGCCACGCTGCGGGCGTTTTACGGTTTTATGTGGGCTCACCCGGGGAAAAAGCTGCTGTTTATGGGCGGCGAGTTTGGCCAGCGACGCGAATGGCAACATGACTTCAGCCTCGACTGGCACCTGCTGCAGTATCCGTCTCATCAGGGGCTCAGCGATTGGGTGCGGGACCTTAACCTCTGTTATCGCCGGCAGTCGTCATTGTGGCAGTGTGACGGCGAGCCGCAAGGGTTTCGCTGGCTCGACTGTAACGACAGTCAGCACAGCCTGCTGGCGTTTGCGCGTATCGATTCTGACGGCAACATGGTGCTGGTTATCTGTAACTTTACCCCTTGTGTCAGGGAAGGCTATCGACTGGGATTGCCAGAGCCCGGACGTTACCGTGAGCTGCTCAACAGCGACAGCGCATTCTACGGCGGCAGTAATCAAGGCAACGCCGGCGGTATGGAAGCCGAGGAGATCCCCTGGCAGGGCATGCCATACAGCGCGCTGATCCGGGTGCCGCCCCTGGCGAGCGTCTATTTCGCCTTGGAGCGTGGCTGA
- the malQ gene encoding 4-alpha-glucanotransferase: MGLEKLLYLQGIGDGFSDSYGRFCPTSAGTRKQILSAMCGPIPEEASELWIERRVYQLDAEPWQQLLPSFQWCYLDSLGLRFRLEAQSLPSKALQLTLTSELGEEFVVSFSAADCPVRGDYRIGERCYLELELKLDEVSGNCGIAPGLGYHRVSLSIIEREGDDRLLAAGTLMVAPRQSFQGVLQKNTARQTEPHRRPWGVSVQLFSLWQEDTPGPEAMGDFGALLKLITQLAPKGLDFILLNPLHALALTEDASPSPYSPIDRRRLHPLYISPPLCAEGTAPICDAESFAEQTAFSPWLDYAAVSRDKCARLKAMWLRFNALPKDAPRRLGYEGFVRREGLALQHYAREQASFATGDWPTDAGFYLYLQFVAEEQLALCQSRAIEAGMSIGLIRDLAVGTVGSGTEVSQHQSQFCQGASIGAPPDAFAPQGQNWGLTPLDPVGLKQADFSHFIELLRTNMRHCGAIRIDHVMSLFRLWWWPAEAENEIETAAETESGEPEGAYVYYPFDTLLAILLLESQRARCLVIGEDLGLVPPQIVAPLKLGGLYSNELFYFCREQQDFPEFGGFRPPNDYKPNAIMMLSNHDVAPLKAWLEEEDLRLRRELGLQGAEQYARESDDRRRDIQALEVWLSRFYPFDNKIKAALAPDSVTYTHNLIHNLAVTVASGRSALFSLPLTDLLGDKVAVNIPGTSAEYPNWRRRYSLAVERLNDSELLQTLLRDIRRVREQSGSAEPERLRAQSTGDADETANRRQ; this comes from the coding sequence ATGGGACTGGAGAAGTTGCTGTATCTGCAAGGGATAGGGGACGGCTTCAGCGACAGCTATGGGCGTTTTTGCCCTACATCGGCCGGCACACGCAAACAGATCCTCAGCGCCATGTGTGGCCCTATACCCGAAGAGGCGAGCGAGCTTTGGATTGAGCGGCGGGTCTATCAGCTCGATGCCGAACCCTGGCAGCAGCTGTTGCCTTCATTTCAGTGGTGCTATCTCGACAGCCTCGGTCTGAGGTTCAGACTCGAGGCGCAGTCTTTGCCATCCAAGGCGCTGCAGCTGACGCTGACGAGTGAACTGGGTGAGGAGTTTGTTGTCAGCTTTTCAGCGGCAGACTGCCCGGTGCGCGGCGATTATCGTATCGGTGAGCGCTGCTATCTTGAGCTCGAGCTTAAACTGGACGAGGTTTCCGGCAACTGTGGCATCGCCCCCGGACTTGGCTACCACAGGGTGTCTTTATCTATCATCGAGCGTGAGGGCGATGATAGGCTGCTTGCTGCGGGCACCTTGATGGTGGCGCCAAGGCAGTCCTTCCAAGGCGTACTGCAAAAAAACACGGCGCGGCAAACCGAGCCTCATCGCAGGCCCTGGGGCGTCAGCGTGCAGCTGTTTTCGCTCTGGCAGGAGGATACCCCCGGCCCTGAGGCAATGGGCGACTTTGGAGCCTTACTGAAGCTGATAACCCAACTGGCCCCCAAGGGGCTGGACTTTATCCTGCTCAATCCCCTGCATGCGCTGGCGCTCACCGAGGATGCCTCCCCAAGTCCCTACAGCCCAATAGACAGACGCCGCCTGCACCCCTTGTATATCTCGCCGCCGCTCTGCGCCGAAGGGACTGCACCAATCTGTGATGCTGAATCTTTTGCCGAGCAAACGGCCTTCAGCCCCTGGCTGGACTATGCCGCTGTCAGCCGTGATAAGTGTGCCCGCCTCAAAGCAATGTGGCTGCGTTTCAACGCTTTGCCCAAGGATGCTCCCAGGCGCCTGGGCTACGAAGGCTTTGTGCGCCGGGAGGGACTGGCGCTGCAGCACTATGCCCGGGAGCAGGCAAGTTTCGCCACAGGGGATTGGCCCACAGATGCCGGCTTTTATCTCTATCTGCAGTTTGTTGCCGAAGAGCAGTTGGCATTGTGCCAATCCCGCGCCATAGAAGCCGGCATGAGTATCGGCCTTATCCGGGATCTGGCTGTCGGCACAGTTGGCAGCGGCACTGAGGTGAGTCAGCATCAGAGTCAGTTTTGCCAAGGTGCCAGCATAGGGGCGCCGCCGGATGCCTTTGCGCCCCAGGGGCAGAACTGGGGGCTGACGCCTCTGGATCCCGTCGGTCTCAAGCAGGCGGATTTTAGTCACTTTATTGAGTTGCTTCGCACCAACATGCGCCACTGTGGTGCCATTCGGATAGATCACGTGATGTCGCTGTTTCGTCTCTGGTGGTGGCCGGCCGAGGCCGAAAACGAGATTGAAACTGCAGCCGAAACTGAGTCTGGCGAGCCTGAAGGCGCCTATGTCTATTACCCCTTCGATACCCTGCTGGCGATTTTATTGCTGGAGAGCCAGCGTGCCCGTTGCCTGGTGATTGGCGAAGACCTTGGGCTGGTGCCACCCCAAATCGTAGCGCCACTTAAGCTTGGCGGGCTGTACTCCAATGAGCTGTTCTATTTTTGCCGTGAGCAGCAGGATTTCCCTGAGTTTGGTGGATTTCGGCCGCCAAATGACTACAAGCCAAACGCCATCATGATGCTGAGCAACCATGATGTAGCGCCGCTCAAAGCCTGGCTGGAAGAAGAAGATCTCAGGCTCAGGCGGGAACTTGGCCTGCAGGGTGCTGAACAATACGCAAGGGAAAGCGATGACCGCCGCAGGGATATTCAGGCTCTTGAAGTTTGGCTATCGCGCTTTTATCCCTTTGATAACAAAATAAAAGCTGCACTTGCGCCGGACTCTGTCACCTATACCCACAACTTGATCCATAACCTCGCCGTCACGGTCGCCTCGGGGCGCAGTGCGCTTTTCAGCCTGCCGCTGACAGATCTGCTCGGCGATAAGGTGGCAGTCAATATCCCGGGCACCAGCGCTGAGTATCCCAACTGGCGCCGACGTTATTCGTTGGCCGTGGAAAGGCTCAATGATTCCGAGCTGCTGCAAACCCTGCTCAGGGATATCCGCCGGGTGCGCGAGCAAAGTGGCAGCGCTGAGCCGGAGCGGCTGCGAGCTCAATCAACAGGAGATGCAGATGAAACAGCAAATCGTCGCCAATGA